In Spodoptera frugiperda isolate SF20-4 chromosome 12, AGI-APGP_CSIRO_Sfru_2.0, whole genome shotgun sequence, a single window of DNA contains:
- the LOC118262914 gene encoding uncharacterized protein LOC118262914 isoform X3: protein MWLPVAAVALLCLAGPAYTAEHNSTVAEQPRWCSAEQTTCGLYEDDGPWMAMVQQWALTGSDHNGRQGRIMALPPAQGYYVTDRVDRPYLSPPPPPPPAPVKQANHPSHSSQQLPPGARPYDEWQHSPPLPPNTGKIVNRPPNPYKDKFKPSYPAPIQNQPIPVHSQALDRVDESKVTPQKQVSETDLYLLGAIEKLVYRADLFEKRLRKMEETVHSLIAGLDAKLGNKAEPCPKNFTRVGSGCYHVSSEVANWKGASYGCRRMKGNMLEIESDQERDQLTSALFTDKRYKGDVPNTRGPGHTKYMPRMCLLVKCVWLYKHIRALAVLMTGSFFYSLIRLLSRRIPNGKLTGRLAKISLGWAKSMQLSYSLFPMSANKHKS from the exons ATGTGGCTCCCAGTAGCGGCGGTAGCGCTGCTGTGCCTGGCAGGCCCCGCCTACACGGCGGAGCACAACAGCACAGTAGCGGAGCAGCCACGGTGGTGCAGTGCCGAGCAAACCACCTGCGGACTGTACGAGGACGACGGGCCTTGGATGGCCATGGTGCAGCAGTGGGCGCTCACCGGCTCCGACCACAACGGGAGACAAG GACGCATAATGGCTCTCCCGCCTGCACAAGGCTACTACGTGACGGACCGCGTGGACAGGCCCTACCTGTCCCCGCCCCCACCACCCCCGCCGGCTCCAGTGAAGCAGGCCAACCACCCCAGCCACTCCAGCCAGCAGCTGCCCCCCGGCGCCCGTCCGTATGATGAATGGCAACACTCGCCTCCTCTGCCCCCCAACACTGGCAAGATCGTCAACCGGCCACCAAACCCATACAAGGACAAGTTCAAGCCCAGCTAT CCGGCACCTATCCAGAACCAACCGATCCCTGTGCATAGCCAAGCGCTGGACAGAGTGGACGAGAGCAAAGTGACCCCACAGAAGCAGGTTTCCGAGACCGACCTGTATTTACTCGGCGCCATCGAGAAGCTGGTCTACCGAGCTGATCTTTTTGAGAAGCGGCTCCGGAAGATGGAGGAGACAGTACACTCCCTCATTGCAGGACTGGACGCTAAACTCG GTAATAAGGCAGAGCCGTGTCCGAAGAATTTCACTCGCGTGGGTAGTGGCTGCTACCACGTGTCGTCCGAGGTCGCCAACTGGAAGGGAGCCAGCTACGGCTGCCGGCGCATGAAGGGGAACATGTTGGAGATAGAGAGCGACCAGGAACGCGACCAGCTCACCTCCGCACTCTTCACCGACAAGAGATACAAAG GAGACGTCCCTAACACTAGGGGACCTGGCCACACTAAATACATGCCTCGCATGTGTTTGCTTGTTAAATGTGTCTGGCTGTACAAGCACATCCGAGCCCTGGCCGTCCTCATGACTGGCTCATTCTTCTACAGCTTGATCCGCTTGCTCTCTAGACGTATCCCAAACGGCAAGCTCACCGGCAGGCTCGCTAAGATCTCACTCGGCTGGGCGAAGAGCATGCAACTGTCTTATTCACTCTTTCCGATGTCAGCAAATAAACACAAATCATAA
- the LOC118262914 gene encoding uncharacterized protein LOC118262914 isoform X2, translated as MWLPVAAVALLCLAGPAYTAEHNSTVAEQPRWCSAEQTTCGLYEDDGPWMAMVQQWALTGSDHNGRQGRIMALPPAQGYYVTDRVDRPYLSPPPPPPPAPVKQANHPSHSSQQLPPGARPYDEWQHSPPLPPNTGKIVNRPPNPYKDKFKPSYNQPIPVHSQALDRVDESKVTPQKQVSETDLYLLGAIEKLVYRADLFEKRLRKMEETVHSLIAGLDAKLGNKAEPCPKNFTRVGSGCYHVSSEVANWKGASYGCRRMKGNMLEIESDQERDQLTSALFTDKRYKGVDFWTGGLNPGLLWIWSHSARPVLGNSTSAAVPGDGRCLAWVHDPARNQYVYRGQDCALRHRYICEKEEDPEKLSNEVERIARSLREGRKPKILWTDHEP; from the exons ATGTGGCTCCCAGTAGCGGCGGTAGCGCTGCTGTGCCTGGCAGGCCCCGCCTACACGGCGGAGCACAACAGCACAGTAGCGGAGCAGCCACGGTGGTGCAGTGCCGAGCAAACCACCTGCGGACTGTACGAGGACGACGGGCCTTGGATGGCCATGGTGCAGCAGTGGGCGCTCACCGGCTCCGACCACAACGGGAGACAAG GACGCATAATGGCTCTCCCGCCTGCACAAGGCTACTACGTGACGGACCGCGTGGACAGGCCCTACCTGTCCCCGCCCCCACCACCCCCGCCGGCTCCAGTGAAGCAGGCCAACCACCCCAGCCACTCCAGCCAGCAGCTGCCCCCCGGCGCCCGTCCGTATGATGAATGGCAACACTCGCCTCCTCTGCCCCCCAACACTGGCAAGATCGTCAACCGGCCACCAAACCCATACAAGGACAAGTTCAAGCCCAGCTAT AACCAACCGATCCCTGTGCATAGCCAAGCGCTGGACAGAGTGGACGAGAGCAAAGTGACCCCACAGAAGCAGGTTTCCGAGACCGACCTGTATTTACTCGGCGCCATCGAGAAGCTGGTCTACCGAGCTGATCTTTTTGAGAAGCGGCTCCGGAAGATGGAGGAGACAGTACACTCCCTCATTGCAGGACTGGACGCTAAACTCG GTAATAAGGCAGAGCCGTGTCCGAAGAATTTCACTCGCGTGGGTAGTGGCTGCTACCACGTGTCGTCCGAGGTCGCCAACTGGAAGGGAGCCAGCTACGGCTGCCGGCGCATGAAGGGGAACATGTTGGAGATAGAGAGCGACCAGGAACGCGACCAGCTCACCTCCGCACTCTTCACCGACAAGAGATACAAAG GCGTGGACTTCTGGACGGGCGGGCTGAACCCCGGCCTGCTGTGGATCTGGTCGCACTCGGCGCGGCCCGTGCTTGGCAACAGTACGTCGGCGGCAGTGCCCGGCGACGGACGCTGCCTCGCCTGGGTGCACGACCCCGCGCGGAACCAGTACGTGTATAGAGGACAGGACTGCGCGCTGCGACACCGGTACATATGCGAGAAGGAGGAGGATCCAGAGAAGTTAAGCAACGAGGTCGAGAGGATCGCCAGGAGCTTGAGGGAAGGAAGGAAACCAAAGATTTTATGGACTGATCACGAGCCGTAG
- the LOC118262914 gene encoding uncharacterized protein LOC118262914 isoform X1, with protein sequence MWLPVAAVALLCLAGPAYTAEHNSTVAEQPRWCSAEQTTCGLYEDDGPWMAMVQQWALTGSDHNGRQGRIMALPPAQGYYVTDRVDRPYLSPPPPPPPAPVKQANHPSHSSQQLPPGARPYDEWQHSPPLPPNTGKIVNRPPNPYKDKFKPSYPAPIQNQPIPVHSQALDRVDESKVTPQKQVSETDLYLLGAIEKLVYRADLFEKRLRKMEETVHSLIAGLDAKLGNKAEPCPKNFTRVGSGCYHVSSEVANWKGASYGCRRMKGNMLEIESDQERDQLTSALFTDKRYKGVDFWTGGLNPGLLWIWSHSARPVLGNSTSAAVPGDGRCLAWVHDPARNQYVYRGQDCALRHRYICEKEEDPEKLSNEVERIARSLREGRKPKILWTDHEP encoded by the exons ATGTGGCTCCCAGTAGCGGCGGTAGCGCTGCTGTGCCTGGCAGGCCCCGCCTACACGGCGGAGCACAACAGCACAGTAGCGGAGCAGCCACGGTGGTGCAGTGCCGAGCAAACCACCTGCGGACTGTACGAGGACGACGGGCCTTGGATGGCCATGGTGCAGCAGTGGGCGCTCACCGGCTCCGACCACAACGGGAGACAAG GACGCATAATGGCTCTCCCGCCTGCACAAGGCTACTACGTGACGGACCGCGTGGACAGGCCCTACCTGTCCCCGCCCCCACCACCCCCGCCGGCTCCAGTGAAGCAGGCCAACCACCCCAGCCACTCCAGCCAGCAGCTGCCCCCCGGCGCCCGTCCGTATGATGAATGGCAACACTCGCCTCCTCTGCCCCCCAACACTGGCAAGATCGTCAACCGGCCACCAAACCCATACAAGGACAAGTTCAAGCCCAGCTAT CCGGCACCTATCCAGAACCAACCGATCCCTGTGCATAGCCAAGCGCTGGACAGAGTGGACGAGAGCAAAGTGACCCCACAGAAGCAGGTTTCCGAGACCGACCTGTATTTACTCGGCGCCATCGAGAAGCTGGTCTACCGAGCTGATCTTTTTGAGAAGCGGCTCCGGAAGATGGAGGAGACAGTACACTCCCTCATTGCAGGACTGGACGCTAAACTCG GTAATAAGGCAGAGCCGTGTCCGAAGAATTTCACTCGCGTGGGTAGTGGCTGCTACCACGTGTCGTCCGAGGTCGCCAACTGGAAGGGAGCCAGCTACGGCTGCCGGCGCATGAAGGGGAACATGTTGGAGATAGAGAGCGACCAGGAACGCGACCAGCTCACCTCCGCACTCTTCACCGACAAGAGATACAAAG GCGTGGACTTCTGGACGGGCGGGCTGAACCCCGGCCTGCTGTGGATCTGGTCGCACTCGGCGCGGCCCGTGCTTGGCAACAGTACGTCGGCGGCAGTGCCCGGCGACGGACGCTGCCTCGCCTGGGTGCACGACCCCGCGCGGAACCAGTACGTGTATAGAGGACAGGACTGCGCGCTGCGACACCGGTACATATGCGAGAAGGAGGAGGATCCAGAGAAGTTAAGCAACGAGGTCGAGAGGATCGCCAGGAGCTTGAGGGAAGGAAGGAAACCAAAGATTTTATGGACTGATCACGAGCCGTAG